GCCTAGGTATCACCACTCGTTCGATAATCAACGGGACACCCGAGCGATTAATCGAACCAGTTTCTGAGTCGGCGATGAGCCCTGAAGCTCCCGTGGCGTGGGTAACGACCGCCGAGAGCTTCGGCGGCGTTTGTCTGTTGTTAACCGTTCGTTACGACTGATCTCCGCCCGCCGCCTCAAGCAGTCCGTGCATTTTCCGCGACTGgtgaaatattatctttttatttcttttttttttgtaacgaCAGTGACTTtttcttatacaaaaatatatacattattatatatatatattcaattgttGTTTTTCGTTGACTTTGTTCCCGTCGGGACACATATGTTGTGCTAGCTGTGCCTTCGcgcacttttattattattactcttgCCGGAAGAGGCAGTCTGTTTCTTCGCGttcttttgttattattaatattattattatagtaattatagcTGACCCGACACGACGTTGCCCGTgtgttactttcttttttttgcattttggTATACCGtgtgagtttttaatttaatcgtatTGATATAGTGCTAATATTACGTCAaattcacaatttaattttgtgtgtgtatgcGTATGTTTTGCTATAAACATAGGTAACACTTGTAAATTCattgataacatatatatttataggccgtgaatattattatatttttatattattattgaagcacctccttatataatactacattgGTTGTTCTTCCCCTTGGGACAAAAATGACTAAACGTAAATGTATCACCATTTAAATCAGGTTGTTACtgcaactatttataaacaaaaattccaTCGTAAATTTTAGCTGTCCCACCCGGCGTTGCCTGCGCAAAAGTCACCTCAGGTGAAAaccgagattttttttatattatattaataataataataatagctgacCCGGCAGACTTCGTATTGCTTACTTCATGTtttgcacttcgttgcccgttaaaaatgccaattccTTATGACTCAGACTTTGTTCAatacgttatttaatattcgatgGATGATGTTTTGGATGgatgtgaaatatttaaaaagcggATTCGTCAGCCagagtataattttcaatggtTGAccaaaaaggtggtttatgttttaggtaatagcctgaatacaccaaaatttaagttcttttataattattataagttaaacttatggaaaatcttgtattaaattttcaactcttagctacttatataaacatttttatgaattagacctacaaaataatttgcaaatattcatgattttgacgaatttttgtcagtatttgaactttaaatgctattaaaaaaaaattgtggctATGTaggtattcttatattttttttaatcactgtaagtataacttatgaggaactttgtattaaatttttaagtattttgactctgccaaaaaaatttcatcgatacttcaaaaaagaattctcagaaaaatcaaaaattgtagttgtttataaataacttaaaaaattcaaaatattttaactgcatgtagataacacaatataaacatttgataaaaatttcaagtatttatagtgattagtttttgagttacaaccatataaaaaaattgatttggtcaaaaactgattttgcgtaaaaattcctgttattccgtaattttttttttgtatttctcgATTATTtggaaaactgttggaaaatttttACCTAAATTTTGATCTCTATAatacaccaaggatattcactgtgctatcggaaaccaccccgaagtttgaaatcgaagcattattttgacaagttaTGCTATACACggacacacatcattgtagaaTCAATGCTTAAATTGACATTCCATACTAATacggtttatataatatctccaTAATGTAACGGCCCGTTCTATTATTTTCCGTGACTTTACATGTGTCttggaaaattgaaaacaaaaacaaaattaaaataaatttattttacaaaaaataaaaaacaactcaAAGAAGTCTTcttttaataaagatttatgttatgcttaattcaattaattcaaTCGCCTAAagttaaatacgtataaagcTTAACttgtaactaattatttatcatcgtgtatctatgttttaaattaaatttatatattataaacaatgcaTAGATGCACACAATATGttactatgttatttttttgttacgctatattttaatatgctgGCTTAAATGTAAGTTGTCGATTTCcccaaaataaaacattttgtttacttGTAACTTAGagactaaattatataaagatttcacaatttatatttgcatttcACATTTGACGTgttactcataatatataattttgatatttaaatttaaatcgaatATTTAATTCGAGTATCTACTCTTCTTTTGGCATTTATCACTTCTCATCTAACAGAAAGCAATATTgaacaattgtttaaattgtaagtatacatttaattatttcaagagtgtgtttttcaataatcaaaCTCGCCAACGTAACTTTACACAgagataattactaaaatgtacTATTAACCTACTTTTATcagttaaatcaaaaattgtatttgtttgaaaGTGCTATTTCAATTGTGCTTAATTTATTCaagatgcatttttttaattcctttCAAAAAGTAAAGACATGGTCTTCAGCTTCATATTCGTTTGTTCAACGGTTACTAGGAATCGTGTGTTTATTCATTCTGAACAACAAACACATGACGATGATATATATCTCGACCAACGTCTGACTGCTATACGTGGCACGTCTGATCGCTGGATCTGTGAGTATATCTAACGGGCAACTGTCCTTACCTTAAACGGCAGGAAGACGAAATTTAcacttattgattttttattccaactgatataacatattattcataaatacgtCATTCAAAGACTTATCTTCGATATTTAATCGTAGAATAGTCTACAGTAGtggaaaatgtatttgtatttttgataatagttCAATTAGTtccattacaataaattatagagtGTAATGTTGAATATAACTCATGGCAAtactatagatttaaaatatatacttgtacACACTCAATGGTaattactgtatttttttcgCCATTTGATGCATTTTACTTGAATGCGCTATCTCACtatctgtataaaaattaataactgtgTAGGTAAtgtgatgtaataatatgtaaaatagtatttttataataaatacgcgCAAGCATCAATATTGTATACCCGAAGGCCgccgtatatatttttatttttattatgtattttcgtttgtcattttataataaatattataatatgatcacaAATAGCTATCaaactactattttatattttataaaatcacataTAATGTGAAAggcaaaattaatagtataggtaaatataaagtttGGATATCTAACTTAAGggtatattaactaatttacgTCAcaggtcatattttttttcaagtcgTCTCTACTGGCACAAAGGGCCGGTCGGCGAGAACGTGAGCCTCGCGAAGTCGCGGTCGGCGCCACGCCTAGGACAATTGGAGCTCGTCTCGACACTCTCGAGGAAGCCATACGCAAACTTTCAAGTCAGTTAGCATATTTCAAGCAAAAACAAGAGCCGAGAAATCACACAGAAACAGTTCAATCACCACAAACACCTAAAATCAACCCATCCTCTTCATGGTGTTACTACCACCTTCGGTTCGGTAAAGAGTCTAGAAAGTGTGGTAGTAACCTGTGTATGTTTACTCCAAAGATATTCAGTCAAAATAAAAcgcttaaaaatttacatacgTCTGAGAAACCAACAAAATTCACCTACCCTACtctaaaatagttcaaaattaaaatcaaaaatcttttcattgttttccttctagatataaatttgatattaatgaaggaaaacaatgaaaagatttttgattttaattttgaactattttagaGTAGGGTAGGTTaggtaacttttttttttaacctaaccttacctattgtaaaatgttataaaaataaaacaaaacttatcaaaaaaatataatttttaactttttttgttatctgTGAAAGGtcaaattttaagttcaaaattcaaaataatatactgtttctAAGGTGAaggaaaaagaatattaagctttaaaaaaatttttttttcaatatttatctattcaaGATTTTCAAGGAAATCGGGAGCATATTGATATATAACcgttcaaaatcaaaaatttatgaaGTTAAATGTCTGATGTACTGcaataaatacaacatttttcttCTTGAAAATCTTGAGTgtctatgattatattatcaggatagaaagaaaataatatttatagaaaagaaatgaatgaaaaaaagttaaacattaaagttaaaaatattacctacataaattattggttcattaaatgtaaaatctaAGACATCTTTATTGAATTCAACTTTATCTATTGTCAAGGCAAATACTATTGATGATAAacctgaagaaaaaaaaagttatgttttaaactgtaaaatgcattacaatataatttgatataaaatatacattttatgataataataaagggGCAAGCAAAATAGGCCCAAGCCTAGGGcggcatttaatatttttgtattatatagattaaaaaaaaatgtttgatttagtATGTAAGGGGCGACCAAACTTAAGTTTGCCTAGGTGTGTTTAAACACTCGAGCCTGTCCTAATCGTACGAGAGTCGTCTCACGGACAACGGCAAGCTTAATGGCTGTAATATAATCTGACTAACTAACTGACTGATACCCGTAGAGCCTGGACAATGATAGATAGAGGCTTgcaatttacacggtacattattcgtaccacaaatttagtgcgcaataagaaagcattttaaagatttttgagATTCATAAtggtcaataaaaatatttaagttttgaacatCGTTAAACCGAATACcatctaaataaaaacttaaacaaagtttaaatcatatagtagaattggcatttttaacgggcaacgaagtgcacagGTTTagctatttacttataaatatattctagccataaaaacaataaatatgttgTCGTCAAGGATATGATTTTTcggtgttaaaataatatattatatttattcatctcTGTTAGACAAATATTTCATCAGTACAATTTTGAACGTTCAACCGTAGACATCtacagtgtaaaataaatttaacatgtcTAAAATggcagataaaaaaatatatagtgtgtCTTGTCTAGATTTGACGCTTAATCACGACAAAtggcaattaaaaaattgaactctGATAGAAAAACAAAGTCATTGCCAAATATGGCATTGTTGTATCATGAATTGGAGATAGAGACAAAAGAGACGAGTgtaagtaatacatttaaaattgtagaaaaCAACGAAAAATTAAGCGCGTCTTGTCCAAATTTGACGCTGAAACATGAATggacaaatcaaaaattgaactctgataacaaatcaaaatcattGCCAAACATGGTTTTAACATATTCTAACgaattggaaataaaaaagGCGTATAATTCGGAAAAAATACCCGAAATACAATGCGCACAAGAGTCAAGAAGAAATAGAAGTTCCAAAAAAGAAACGGCGAACTATATTCAAGCGAGTCAAGCAATTTTTCAAGTACTTGTGTTGCTGCTGTGCTCAACTTGCTAtaacttttttgttataattttttttcaaatttatatttaatgaaacactatgtataaatttattaatacaccaTTGCAATCAGCTAGTATAATTAGTAAAGTTTGTTTTGTGCATCAGAGgtataaagattattataatatacaggcataccatgaaaaaaaaaattgcctgttatattacaataatccctttgatacataaatcaaaaactcactaattatactatttattattgttaaaataatttattagtttatgcaTAGTTACTATTTTGATgaagtatttcatatttgatcatttattgaatgtttattaataagtttaataataaatgaatattttctttgagtaatttaattgttttttatttgatacaggtaaaatagtataaaagcCTCAAAACgctatgttaaaattaattaagggTGAGTGAAAATCGTGACTATAATGTACTTTCggttttttgtgtgtgtgtgtgtgtacagcataacttgtcgaaataatatgcttcaatttcaaacttcgggagAAATGCTTTTCGAttacaaattgaatattcTTGGTGTATTGTACAGGTggaaagtaaacattttccagtagtttaaaaaaaaaaaatcaggaaaaacaaaataaaaaatgacggcaaaacgggaatttttacgcaaaacgaGTCTTTGACCAAATCGatgtttttatacagttttaattcaaatcagatcactgtaaatacttgaaatatccaccaaatgtttaaattaaaattattcatatacagttaaatttataatttttaaattaacgttATAAGTTATGATTGACTTGTGAAAACAGTCGGTATTAGTAGTGTGAATATGAAAAACCAAAGTAACATTACTGCCACCAAACTACACTCGAAAACGTTAAAGTATTAGCGGATGACACATCGTATACGACACGACTGGGGTAGATGCATAGATCTTATActgctacaaaaaaaaatagataagcAATTAGCGTATGGAATGCATAACAAGATAGAGGGCGCTGTTTGATTACCCGATTACTCGTACGAGAATACACTTCGAACGGTAAACACCGTAGCATgggttttttaaaatgtctatttgaactattattaatgattcatTAACCATTTTATTGATCACCTAATGtcacaatttattgttacaaaaatatttctaatatttatatgcacgCCAGTCGTCCATAACAGTTTACATCACTGCGAGCTGATGTTATTACGCCGTTCGTAAGGCCGTTGTTATCTACAGTTCCTGTCTAATAAGTAATTGTAGTATAAGGTCTATGGCtaaatccaaaataatataataaatctatttgatATAAGTTTTTAGGGTTCCGTACTGTCACCAGTCCACGGTTTAAGATAGATTCTATCTTAAACCGTGCACCAGTCCCTAGGACAATACTACCAGGCTGTATCCCATTAACCGTGAAAATTAGATAGTTGAAATTTTCACAGATACTGTAGGTATTTCTGTTGCCGCTTTAAcaacaaatactttaaaattttgtgtTCGATTTCCAATGTATTAATTACACTCATGTTTTTTGACTCTATCTCCAATTCATGATATGATAATGCCATATTTGGCAATGacttagttattttaactgagttcatttttataattgtccaTTCGTGTTTCAGTGTCAAATTTGGACAAGAAGCGCTAAATTTTTCGATGTGGTcgatttcaaatgtattatttacccTCATGTTTTTTGTCTGTATCTCCAATTCAtggtataacaattataaaaatgaactcagttaaaataactaagtCATTGCCaaatatgacattttcatACCATGAATTTGAGATAGAGACAAAAAACATGAGTGCAAGTTACACATTTGAAATCGAACACATCGAAAAATTTAGTGCGTCTTGTCCAAATTTGACGCTGAAACACGAATGgacaaatcaaaatttgaactcagTTAAAAAGACTAATTCATTGCCAAATATGGCATTGTCAAATCATGAACTGGAAGTAGAGACAAATAACATGAGtgtaagtattaagtaatacatttgaaatcgAACACAACGAAACATTTAGCGCGTCTTGTCCAAATTTGACGCTGAAACACGAATGgacaaatcaaaatttgaactcagTTAAAAAGACTAAGTCATTGCCAAATATACCATTGTCATATCATGAGTTGCAGGAAATAGAAACATCGCAGATTTCGGAAATAATAGCCGAAAAAGAATGTGCAAATGAAGATTTGGGAGTTACAAAAAAGAAACGGAATACACCATACAAGCGATTTAAACCGTTTTTTAAGCGCATGATGTGTTGTTGCCATgtggaaaattaaaactatttgtgttattatttttttttaatttatattttataaaatactttagtgactatacttaaattaatacagcattttaataataatcagttagtataggtaattattgaaCTTTGTTTTGTGCACCAGaggtataaagtttattataatataacaggcataccatgaaaaaaaaaaattgcctgTTCTATTACAATAAACCCTCtgatacataaaacaaaacacaataattatacttgctattatttttattaatttatgcataGCTGCTAGAGTATTCCATATtggatcatattttattaatgtttaatgacgtatagttataataaatttatgtttttgttgagtaatttaattggtttttatttgatacaggtataataatataaaattccaaaaCGCTTTGCCGCtttggtaaaattaatttaaggcGTGTGAAAATCGTGACTATgttagtcatatttttttataattatagttcaaatttttatgatgaatGTCTAAATCTCGAAAATGGTCCAAgcttgataaataaatatgtttttaatttttccttttttttttttagatttaacaattttaattttatattctaattaatgtttttaagacttgttttatatacctatttatttaaataattgacatttaaaattttcattcataaagtattttaattttttttttttttaataaatagctaCTTAGTTTAAATCTAATGtacctagttattatataaatatagtattcaattttgaatttaatatactatattaatgtttttattgtttgatcTGTTATTAATACTGAACATCTTAACGTTCTTCACTATACTAtgcactaaaatattttatattaatattttacgaagTACTGACTGTCTGACTGATTTATCACGCTGTACtcaatcaattattttgtttattattaagttaataatgaaaaaggaATGATAAAATGTCATGCGAGAATAGCACATATTTGGTTATacggtatataatgtataagtttGTTTCCATTGATTACCTATATGTagacataggtacctatgtcaatgtagtaaattatattatactataattactatactaCAGTATATTGCATGATTCTTAagtattttagattatgaACTTGGTAATGGATCCATATAACGTGTTATTGTTCACttctttttttactaactAACTTTTAACAAATTGCAACTCCAGTTAAACTGTTTTGTATagaaaatgcaattattttaggcattaactaaaaataaagtgaacttattgtaaattttctaACCAACACTcaggataaaaaatacaacattatgtaaaaatgaaatgttcaattttattgaagAATAATTACAAGACCAGCAATAACagaatataacttttataaatccaattaattaattattaatttaaaattattggtaaatatatacaaattaaaattatttgttacctAAGGACTGTGatgacttataatatattttataggaataaaatattataaataaagtattttcctaatagtatctaatattatatgtatatatactatatagatccTTGTttgatactaaataattaaaaataaaatataaaatcactaGGATGACTTttctacaaatatatttagatatttggtagctaaacataacaattcaaaacattaaggttaacaaagttttatttttattttattaaaaattgatctaattcaaaagattataatattctataataataaatacatgttttcagtcattaaataaaatcaatataatataataaaaataataataataataggtaataaattatgaacattaaaattatttcagtaatacaatataaataacataatattatttctataagaaATGTAGAACAAACACTTTCTTAaagttacattattacataaaaaaaaatctacaattAGAATAagtcacataatataaaaatgtaaaaattttaaatcatacatttctTATCAACTTCAGTACAAAtgtattttggaaaataataaaaataaatacgtttttggAAATTTGGCATGAGTCATAATGTTGCTCCCTAACCATTAGTAGAAATTAGGaaccatttatatttgtttaggtaaataataaatgtctaGTTTATTATCTTAAACAGAGACCAAAACCCTAAtgtcatataaataatcaacattAAAGATCCAAAAATTGTCAAACAAATAGAAATTGCTAATCGAACACTTAAATGTTCAACGTGTTCCTTCAGCATTGTATTTACTAACACCCTTGATATTTTTTCtccatcaaaataaaaacatggtattacatttataacggCTAAACCTCCAGCAAACATTATTAAGTACTTACAGAATTTTTCAATAGATTCGGGTAtactatttgataaataatcagtcttaggtatatattgaGTAACGGATATGTATTGCAGCTCTGTAGGTTGTCCAA
The DNA window shown above is from Aphis gossypii isolate Hap1 chromosome 2, ASM2018417v2, whole genome shotgun sequence and carries:
- the LOC126550067 gene encoding uncharacterized protein LOC126550067, translating into MYYLPSCFLSVSPIHGITIIKMNSVKITKSLPNMTFSYHEFEIETKNMSASYTFEIEHIEKFSASCPNLTLKHEWTNQNLNSVKKTNSLPNMALSNHELEVETNNMSEIETSQISEIIAEKECANEDLGVTKKKRNTPYKRFKPFFKRMMCCCHVEN